One window of Ziziphus jujuba cultivar Dongzao chromosome 5, ASM3175591v1 genomic DNA carries:
- the LOC132803856 gene encoding probable leucine-rich repeat receptor-like protein kinase At1g35710, whose protein sequence is MMASSISNSVSSFAAVAVALISCASLVLGSVEYSPEQEVKALLESGWWSPEYLNSTTTTSCKLPGITCNRAGSITRISIHKFFIYGTELGKFLNGSSFPNLVHLDLAAAELFGSIPPEIGTLSKLTYLDLSHNYLLGELPLSLGNLSQLVVLDISFNQISGQLPLSITSLTHLMEFDASSNAINGSIPIHIGKLKNLQFLIMPGNRLDGPLPSSLGQLTKLTTLSLYSNYIAGSIPSEIGKMTSLDHLDLHDNMLMGQLPPTLGQLTNLSELYLDSNQIIGSIPPSIAKLVYLVHLNLGANMFHGPLPPEIGNLTSLETLVLDENQLTGAVPSAICDLTNLQYLSLSRNQLSGSLPSRIGNLKNLTRLKLSSNNLMGTITPSLGSLKSIQYIDLSSNHFNGSIPIEICSLSTLLSLDLSNNSLVGEIPSRFADLEDLTTINLADNNFNCCIPCSFMYHRTTLHADTYLYDYVPCSKIWSGGIDKGGLIIVCISIILASSFLVLIIWVMFFKRGCKNKKIKSLDETIATKNGDIFSVWNYDGNLAYKDIIQATEDFDIRYCIGTGGYGSVYRAQLPNGKVVALKKLHTSEVEEPALRKSFENEVKTLTELKHRNIVRLYGFCLHKRCMFLIYQYMERGSLFCVLNNDVEAMELDWKKRVNIIKGIVNALCYLHNDCTPPIVHRDVTTNNVLLDSELEAVVADFGTAKLLDPNSTTQTTILAGTYGYIAPELAYTIAVTVKCDVYSFGVVTLETLMGKHPKEILSSLSSSSTQNLKLIEILDQRLAPPRSRLAVHNVALVASIAFACLNADPKLRPTMDSVSKQIVKLRTPLADHCFHEITIGHLMNP, encoded by the exons ATGATGGCATCCTCCATTTCCAATTCCGTATCCAGTTTTGCTGCGGTAGCAGTAGCATTAATTTCCTGTGCTTCCCTTGTTCTGGGCTCTGTTGAATATTCTCCTGAACAAGAAGTAAAGGCTTTGCTTGAATCTGGATGGTGGAGTCCTGAATATCTCAATTCCACAACCACAACTTCTTGCAAGTTGCCTGGTATCACTTGCAATCGTGCTGGAAGCATTACCCGTATTTCTATACATAAGTTTTTTATATATGGAACCGAACTTGGGAAATTTCTTAATGGCTCTTCGTTTCCGAATTTAGTCCATCTGGATCTTGCTGCAGCTGAACTCTTTGGGAGCATCCCGCCAGAAATCGGCACTCTTTCGAAGCTCACTTACCTCGACCTCTCTCATAATTATCTTTTAGGTGAGTTACCTCTTTCATTAGGAAACCTCTCCCAATTAGTGGTGCTTGACATTTCTTTTAATCAAATCTCTGGCCAGTTGCCTCTTTCAATCACAAGCCTCACCCATTTAATGGAGTTTGACGCTTCTTCTAATGCAATTAATGGTTCCATTCCAATCCACATAGGAAAGCTGAAAAATCTTCAGTTCTTGATCATGCCCGGAAATAGGCTCGATGGACCACTTCCATCAAGTCTGGGTCAGCTAACCAAATTAACTACTCTCTCTCTTTATTCAAACTATATCGCCGGTTCAATCCCTTCAGAAATAGGGAAGATGACCAGCCTTGATCATCTAGACCTTCATGACAATATGCTCATGGGACAGCTGCCTCCAACTCTGGGTCAATTAACTAACTTATCTGAGTTGTACCTTGATTCCAACCAAATAATTGGATCCATCCCTCCATCAATAGCAAAGCTAGTGTATCTGGTTCATCTCAACTTAGGTGCAAATATGTTCCACGGACCACTCCCTCCAGAAATTGGAAATCTAACGAGTCTGGAAACATTGGTACTCGATGAGAACCAACTAACTGGTGCAGTACCTTCTGCTATATGTGATTTAACCAACTTACAATACTTGAGCCTCAGTCGGAACCAGTTAAGTGGTTCATTGCCTTCCCGAATAGGGAATTTGAAGAACCTGACAAGATTGAAACTCAGTTCGAACAACCTCATGGGTACCATTACTCCATCTTTAGGTAGTCTTAAGAGTATACAGTATATTGACTTGTCATCCAACCACTTCAACGGAAGCATACCGATTGAGATATGTTCCCTTTCTACACTTCTTTCTTTGGACCTCAGTAACAACTCACTTGTTGGCGAAATACCGTCTCGATTTGCCGACCTAGAAGACTTGACCACCATAAACCTTGCCGATAACAATTTCAACTGTTGCATCCCCTGTTCTTTTATGTATCACCGGACAACACTTCATGCAGATACTTATTTATATGATTACGTCCCATGTTCCAAAATCTGGTCTGGCGGCATCGACAAAGGCGGGCTGATTATTGTTTGCATCTCTATTATTCTTGCATCATCATTTCTCGTGCTTATTATATGGGTAATGTTCTTCAAACGTGggtgcaaaaataaaaagatcaaaTCACTTGACGAGACAATTGCAACAAAGAATGGAGATATATTTTCAGTATGGAATTATGATGGGAATTTAGCATACAAAGACATCATTCAAGCAACGGAGGATTTCGATATAAGGTATTGCATTGGCACAGGTGGTTATGGAAGTGTTTACAGAGCGCAGCTGCCTAATGGCAAAGTGGTTGCTTTGAAAAAACTGCACACTTCAGAGGTCGAAGAACCTGCTTTGAGAAAGAGTTTCGAGAATGAGGTGAAAACATTGACAGAATTGAAGCACCGAAACATTGTGAGactctatggattttgtttgcATAAAAGGTGCATGTTTTTAATTTACCAGTATATGGAAAGAGGGAGCTTGTTCTGTGTCCTGAACAATGATGTGGAGGCTATGGAATTAGATTGGAAGAAAAGGGTGAACATTATCAAAGGCATAGTGAATGCATTGTGTTATTTGCACAATGATTGCACTCCACCAATTGTACATCGTGATGTAACCACCAACAATGTCCTACTCGACTCAGAACTAGAAGCTGTTGTAGCTGATTTTGGCACTGCAAAACTCCTCGATCCTAATTCCACCACTCAAACCACCATACTGGCCGGTACTTATGGTTATATTGCTCCAG AGCTTGCCTACACCATAGCTGTAACCGTAAAATGCGATGTTTATAGCTTTGGAGTGGTGACACTTGAAACGCTGATGGGAAAGCATCCAAAGGAAATTttgtcatcattatcatcatcttcaACACAAAATCTCAAGCTAATTGAAATATTAGACCAACGCTTAGCACCCCCGAGAAGTCGGTTGGCTGTACATAACGTTGCTCTTGTTGCCTCAATTGCATTTGCATGCTTAAATGCTGACCCAAAGCTTCGACCAACAATGGATAGTGTTTCCAAACAAATTGTTAAGCTCAGGACACCACTAGCAGATCATTGTTTCCATGAAATTACGATAGGACACCTCATGAACCCATAG